TTGGTATCAATGATCTGGTTATTGTCCGGTCCGGTGATGCGGTGTTAGTGGCGCGTCGGGATGCGCTGGATGGTTTGAAACAACTCCTCAGCGAAATCGGTAAGAATGAAAAAGGAAAAAGGTTCCTATGAAGTTGCTTTTTGCAACTCGTAATCAGGGGAAGTTTCGAGAGGTAAAATATCTGTGCGAACAAGCCGGCTTGGAGGCAATCAGTCTTAACGACATCGGCTTGGATTTGTCAGTTAAGGAAGATGGCGAAACCTTCGCGGCGAATGCTTACAAAAAGGCACGCGCCGCATTTGAGTTGACCAAGATGTGGGTCTTGGGCGAGGATTCGGGACTTGAGGTAGATGCGCTGGGTGGGAAACCAGGGATAATGTCGGCACGATTCGGTGGGGAGGGAGCGACCGATTTAGAACGCAATCAGCGACTGCTGGAGATGATTATTGCGGTGCCGTACGAGAAACGCACTGCTCGTTTCCGGTGTGTAATGTGTCTGATTAGCCCGCAAGGAGAAGAAAAATTTTTTGAGGGGGTGTGTGAGGGTAAAATCGCCCATACGATTCGCGGTATTACCGGGTTTGGCTATGACCCGATATTTATTCCGGAAGGTTACGGTTTTACCTTTGCCGAATTGGGGTGGGCAGTGAAGAATGAAATTAGCCATCGCGCCCGAGCGCTTCGTCAAGTCATCGAGTATCTGAAGAGTATTAACGGGTAAGAGTGTCAGGTTTACAATTGACAAAACTAACGGATTGGTTTATAGTTTTACCACGGGGAGTAGCGCAGCTGGTTAGCGCACCACGCTTGGGACGTGGGGGTCGCCCGTTCAAATCGGGTCTCCCCGATGCGCCTGTAGCTCAGCTGGATAGAGCATCGGATTTCTAATCC
The nucleotide sequence above comes from candidate division WOR-3 bacterium. Encoded proteins:
- the rdgB gene encoding RdgB/HAM1 family non-canonical purine NTP pyrophosphatase, with the translated sequence MKLLFATRNQGKFREVKYLCEQAGLEAISLNDIGLDLSVKEDGETFAANAYKKARAAFELTKMWVLGEDSGLEVDALGGKPGIMSARFGGEGATDLERNQRLLEMIIAVPYEKRTARFRCVMCLISPQGEEKFFEGVCEGKIAHTIRGITGFGYDPIFIPEGYGFTFAELGWAVKNEISHRARALRQVIEYLKSING